From Carassius auratus strain Wakin chromosome 22, ASM336829v1, whole genome shotgun sequence, a single genomic window includes:
- the LOC113040037 gene encoding transmembrane protein 59-like — protein MFQFGGRVRGVPALVSLILVALAAASTDLFDNQLGDINYCKKQCQMSIKNKSPAKDSIMNACHRGCRLYSICQFVNGNTGINTSKEECQGACQEAYSKLLEQEACSTGCASQPAEPEIKRRKLKALTNRPKPISVMDAVSSWCNDIVSSAQSFISSTWTFYLQADDGKVVVFQSQPEIEYSLPELQAPRSNVVDKPWPKVNSHTQRPHTGGRSHGERNAAKSVVKAKHVNQHAEDPAAEHDFLGCMSRRSGLPRWILAACLFLSIMVMLWLSCASLVTAPEQHVRTQLSINGDKEYIDDTQKVNPYHLTPVIAMTIGQSEESKEAGPLPVKVDLSKTSL, from the exons ATGTTCCAGTTCGGCGGCAGGGTGCGCGGCGTTCCCGCGCTCGTTTCTCTGATTCTGGTGGCGTTGGCGGCCGCATCAACTGATCTGTTTGACAACCAACTGGGCGATATCAATTACTGCAAAAAGCAATGCCAGATGTCCATCAAAAACAAAAGCCCCGCCAAA GACTCCATCATGAATGCCTGTCACCGGGGCTGCCGGCTCTACTCCATCTGCCAGTTTGTGAATGGAAATACAGGCATCAATACCAGCAAGGAAGAGTGTCAGGGAG catGCCAGGAGGCCTACAGTAAACTGCTGGAGCAGGAGGCGTGCAGCACGGGGTGTGCCAGCCAACCCGCTGAGCCGGAGATCAAACGGAGGAAG CTCAAGGCCCTGACCAACCGGCCCAAGCCCATCTCTGTTATGGATGCCGTGTCTAGCTGGTGCAATGACATCGTCAGCTCCGCCCAGAGCTTCATTTCTTCCACCTGGACTTTCTACCTGCAGGCTGATGATGGGAAGGTTGTTGTGTTTCAG AGCCAGCCAGAGATTGAGTACTCCTTGCCTGAGTTACAAGCCCCACGCTCCAATGTGGTCGACAAACCCTGGCCCAAAGTCAACTCCCACACACAGCGGCCACATACTG GTGGGCGGTCACATGGGGAGAGGAATGCGGCAAAATCTGTGGTGAAAGCAAAGCATGTCAACCAACATGCCGAGGACCCAGCTGCTGAGCATGACTTCCTGGGCTGTATGTCAAG GCGCTCAGGATTGCCGCGTTGGATTTTAGCAGCTTGTCTCTTCCTGTCTATAATGGTGATGCTGTGGCTGAGCTGTGCCAGTCTGGTCACGGCACCCGAGCAGCACGTCAGGACTCAG CTTAGCATCAACGGAGATAAAGAGTACATTGATGACACCCAGAAGGTCAACCCCTATCACTTGACACCAGTGATCGCAATGACAATCGGCCAATCGGAGGAGAGCAAGGAGGCGGGGCCACTTCCGGTCAAGGTTGACCTCAGCAAAACATCGCTGTAG